CCACGGCGAGCATCTTTCTGGCGCTGCTCGATGGACCGGCGCCGCTGCAGCTCCAGGCCGCGCGCTGGATTTTGTCGCGGAGCCGGGCGCTGGCGGAGCGGGTGGGCTACGGGAAACCAACCATCCCTGCTCCCCCGGAGGGGGAGCAGGGAATGATGGGGCTTCTCGCGCCCCGCCGTAAGGGCTCTTCACCACAAGAAAAAAATTTTGAAATTGTAAACCCGAAAGGAGATCCAACGAATCAGCGAACCACCAGCACGTCGATGTGCGCACGGGCAATCACGCCCTCGGTCACCGATCCGAGCAGCGCGCGGCTGATCGCCGAGAGGCCGCGGGCGCCCATGACGATGGTGCCGGCGTTGAGGGCCTGCGCCTGCGAGATGATCGTGTCGGCCACCCACCCGAAGACCACGTTGTGCGTGTCGGCGCGTTCCTGGCCCAGGGTGTCCTTCTCGAACTTCTTGAGCCGCGCCATATCCTCGTCACGAAGCTCGCGAATGGCTTCCTCGTCGTGGAGATCGCTGGCCACGCGCTGAAGATAGGGGATGTAGGGGTTGGCCGTGACCTTGATGAGCGAGAAGCCCATCTTGTTCTCGTCGGCCAGGCGCGCGGCTTCCTTGAGCGCCTTGGCAGAAATTTCGCTCATGTCGACTGCGCAACAGAGGCGGCGAGGAACCACAAAACCATCGAAACTATCGCGCACGACGTAGACGTCGCCCTCGAACTCGCGAATCACGCGAAGCGCGGTCCGGCCGAGCACGCGTTCCTTCACGCCGCCGTGTCCCTGTCCGCCGATCATGATGCCAACGGCGTTGGAGTCGGCGGCAGCTTCGAGAATTTCCTTGGCAGGCCTGCCGCGATCGGCGCGGACGACAATCTCGGGGATCTCGGTTCCCTCGGGAAGGCTGGCCTTCACCGTTTCGATCTCATCCTTGAGCGCCTGGACGATGATCTCCTCGTCGGGGATCGCTTTCTTCGAAAGGATGTTCTCGTAGAGGTGCTCGTCGATCACGTGGTGGACCTTGAGTACCTTGCCCTTGCCGAAGGGATAGCCCTGGATGGCCAGCGCCAGCGCGCGGCGTGCGTACTTGGAGAAATCGTAGGGAATCAGGATTTCGGTCATGGTCTTGGCGGCCCCCCGGTCGTCTTGAGCTGCCCTCGCGGGCTTCTCTTTCAGGTGGCCTCATTCTGCCACCTGAGGGCGGCCTTGGCCATTCCCGACCCCGAAGAAGTGGCTCCAAAGAAAAATCCCGCCGCCGGGGTTGCCGGCAGGCGGGATTCTCCAGATGCAGTATTTGGCTGAATCAGGAAGGATTCATGAGCTGGCCAAGCTGCATGGCAAGGCTCATGTCGCCGGAGATGACCATGCGGCCTTCCATAAACGCCTGCTGCGGGTTGAGCTCGCCGGTGTTCATGGCCTTCCAGTCGTCGTAGCTCAGCTCCATGGTCATGCTGGGCTCGGGGTGGCTCTCTTCGTTGACCTTGAGGGTCTTGTCCTTGATGTGCATGGCCCATTCACCGCCGTTGTCGCCGGTGACCTTGAACTGGATCACGCAGTCAAAGCCCTCAAGCTTGTCGGCGTTGGAGGCGTCGGCCTCGAACTGCTCGACGAGAATCGTCTCATAAAACTCTTTGGGGGTCGCATTCTTGATACGCTCTTTGATGTCACTCATCTTCCTTCTCTCCTTGCTGAGTGGATTCTTGGTCTCCCTCCCATCCCAGTGGAAACCGGACGAGCCGCGTTTCCCCCAGCCGGGTGAGGAAGTCCTCCCGGTAATAGCGGTTGGTTGACTCTTCAGTCAATAGGAGCGTGTGGGTCCCCGGATCGACCTGGATCGACCGGCTCCCGGAGGCCTGGCCCAGGGCCCTGCCGTCCAGATACAGGGCAAAGA
This genomic interval from Chrysiogenia bacterium contains the following:
- a CDS encoding universal stress protein, whose amino-acid sequence is MTEILIPYDFSKYARRALALAIQGYPFGKGKVLKVHHVIDEHLYENILSKKAIPDEEIIVQALKDEIETVKASLPEGTEIPEIVVRADRGRPAKEILEAAADSNAVGIMIGGQGHGGVKERVLGRTALRVIREFEGDVYVVRDSFDGFVVPRRLCCAVDMSEISAKALKEAARLADENKMGFSLIKVTANPYIPYLQRVASDLHDEEAIRELRDEDMARLKKFEKDTLGQERADTHNVVFGWVADTIISQAQALNAGTIVMGARGLSAISRALLGSVTEGVIARAHIDVLVVR
- a CDS encoding SCP2 sterol-binding domain-containing protein, with amino-acid sequence MSDIKERIKNATPKEFYETILVEQFEADASNADKLEGFDCVIQFKVTGDNGGEWAMHIKDKTLKVNEESHPEPSMTMELSYDDWKAMNTGELNPQQAFMEGRMVISGDMSLAMQLGQLMNPS